GAAGAACTGCAAGCGCTGCCCGGTATTGGCGAGGTCAAGGCCCAGGCCATTGTGGACTACCGCCAGGAGAACGGCGCGTTCGAGTCACTGGAGGATCTCAAGCAGGTTCCCGGCATTGGGGACGCGACCTTTGACGGCCTCGAGTCGCTCATCAAACTCTGATCTGCGCATACGGCACGGGCGGGGATGAGACCCGCCCATCGGCGTTATGATCCC
The Desulfurellaceae bacterium genome window above contains:
- a CDS encoding helix-hairpin-helix domain-containing protein, whose product is MGKCVKYVVALTLLMAPLGGAWADHHRYAEAGSEQAAQTEAAPAPVSINTASAEELQALPGIGEVKAQAIVDYRQENGAFESLEDLKQVPGIGDATFDGLESLIKL